A window of the Desulfobacterales bacterium genome harbors these coding sequences:
- a CDS encoding AarF/ABC1/UbiB kinase family protein, with translation MLSIRRIGAIGRTYRHIHRYRQILGILFQYGFGELLRDLRLEEYLEFGLQILSKKKDEHLEKLTRAEKLRKAMEDLGPTFVKMGQILSTRPDLIPLRYIHELAKLQDSVPPFPYEEARQIFTAEIGRAPEEVFEHIDPVPLAAASIGQVHRARLAETGAEVVVKIQRPRIRETIEVDLEILLHLAALAEKHLEELEIHRPTRIIKEFARNLEKELNYVTEAANIEHFARRCIEDDTVYVPRVFRDYSTRLVLTMEYVDGIKASNVEQLRKQGYDLPEIARRGATLIMKQIFVNGFFHGDPHPGNIFILPGNVICFLDFGMMGRISRQEREDFSDLIIQVVSRNDRKATDTVLKLTAYDREPDRAELERDLTQLIDQFFYLPLKELEMGPLLHQLLEILARHALRVRPNLFLMLKAIASADGLGRQLDPDFEIARHAEPFVRKIQMNRFNPRRLAHEMLDSTGEFVYLLKEVPRELRAILHQARQGKMTIEFQHRGLEQLLYTQDRTSNRIAFAIVLAALIIGSSLIVLSGIPPKWHQIPVIGLIGFVVAGIMGFWLLLSILRRGRM, from the coding sequence ATGCTGAGTATCAGAAGGATCGGGGCCATCGGCCGCACCTACCGGCACATCCATCGCTACCGCCAGATACTGGGCATCCTGTTCCAGTACGGGTTCGGCGAGCTGCTCAGGGACCTGCGTCTGGAGGAATACCTTGAGTTTGGCCTGCAGATACTCTCCAAGAAAAAGGACGAGCATCTGGAAAAACTGACCCGGGCCGAGAAACTGCGCAAGGCCATGGAGGACCTGGGACCCACCTTTGTCAAGATGGGCCAGATCCTGTCGACCCGGCCCGACCTGATCCCCCTGCGTTATATCCACGAGTTGGCCAAGCTCCAGGACAGTGTGCCGCCCTTTCCCTATGAGGAGGCCCGGCAGATATTCACGGCCGAGATCGGCCGCGCCCCGGAGGAGGTATTCGAACATATCGACCCGGTGCCGCTGGCCGCCGCCTCCATCGGCCAGGTACACCGGGCCCGGCTGGCGGAAACCGGCGCAGAGGTGGTGGTCAAGATCCAGCGGCCCCGGATCCGGGAGACCATTGAGGTAGATCTCGAAATCCTGCTCCACCTGGCGGCCCTGGCCGAAAAACACCTGGAAGAACTGGAGATCCACCGGCCGACCAGGATCATCAAGGAGTTTGCCCGCAACCTGGAAAAGGAACTTAACTACGTCACCGAGGCGGCGAACATCGAACATTTCGCCCGGCGCTGCATTGAGGACGACACGGTATATGTGCCCAGGGTTTTTCGTGATTACTCCACCCGGCTGGTCCTGACCATGGAGTATGTGGACGGGATCAAGGCCTCCAATGTGGAGCAGCTCCGGAAACAGGGGTACGATCTGCCGGAAATAGCCCGCCGCGGCGCCACCCTGATCATGAAACAGATCTTTGTCAACGGGTTCTTCCATGGCGACCCGCACCCGGGCAATATCTTCATCCTGCCCGGAAATGTGATCTGTTTTCTCGATTTCGGGATGATGGGCCGGATCAGCCGCCAGGAACGGGAGGATTTTTCCGACCTGATAATCCAGGTGGTCAGCCGCAACGACCGCAAGGCCACGGACACGGTACTCAAGCTCACCGCCTATGACCGGGAACCGGACCGGGCCGAACTGGAGCGCGACCTGACCCAGTTGATCGACCAGTTTTTCTACCTGCCGCTCAAGGAACTGGAGATGGGACCGCTCCTGCACCAGCTGCTGGAGATCCTTGCCCGCCACGCCCTGCGGGTCAGGCCCAACCTCTTCCTGATGTTAAAGGCGATCGCCAGCGCCGACGGGCTGGGCCGGCAGTTGGACCCGGATTTCGAGATCGCCCGGCACGCCGAGCCCTTTGTCAGGAAGATCCAGATGAACCGCTTTAATCCCCGGCGGCTGGCCCACGAGATGCTCGACTCCACCGGTGAGTTCGTCTACCTGCTCAAGGAGGTGCCCCGGGAGCTGCGGGCCATCCTCCACCAGGCCCGGCAGGGCAAGATGACCATCGAGTTCCAGCACCGCGGCCTGGAACAGCTGCTCTATACCCAGGACCGGACCAGCAACCGGATCGCCTTTGCCATTGTGCTGGCCGCATTGATTATCGGCTCCTCGCTGATCGTCCTGTCCGGCATCCCGCCCAAATGGCACCAGATCCCGGTGATCGGCCTGATCGGTTTCGTGGTCGCCGGAATCATGGGTTTCTGGCTGCTGTTGTCGATCCTGCGGCGGGGAAGGATGTGA
- a CDS encoding endonuclease/exonuclease/phosphatase family protein has protein sequence MLLRVLSYNMHRAIGIDRRFRPERVARILRHHQADLVLLQEVDVGVPRSRMLNLAEEMAAAAGYPHYAVGLNVKLRLGSYGNATLSRYPIIHHRNIDLTIGNRKRRGCLYTTVVLDDSGNPGREIELFNLHLGLTTRERVRQVGNLIRSPEFATLAPEHPCLVGGDFNDWRTLLAPIFTDILDFECATNHSRGYHKAFLTYPSFSPAGGLDKIFYRGPLKLVRRRRCWMGVTRVASDHLPVIADFELE, from the coding sequence ATGCTGTTACGGGTTTTGTCGTACAACATGCACCGGGCCATCGGCATTGATCGCCGTTTCCGGCCGGAACGGGTGGCCAGGATCCTGCGGCACCACCAGGCCGACCTGGTCCTGCTGCAGGAGGTGGATGTGGGGGTGCCGCGTTCCAGGATGCTGAACCTGGCCGAGGAGATGGCCGCGGCAGCCGGGTATCCCCATTATGCGGTCGGTCTGAACGTCAAGCTGCGCCTGGGCAGCTACGGCAATGCCACCCTGAGCCGCTATCCGATCATCCATCACCGGAATATCGATCTCACCATCGGCAACCGCAAGCGGCGGGGCTGCCTGTACACCACGGTGGTCCTGGACGATTCCGGCAATCCGGGCCGGGAGATCGAGCTGTTCAACCTGCATCTGGGCTTGACTACCCGGGAACGGGTGCGGCAGGTGGGCAACCTGATCCGCTCCCCGGAGTTCGCCACCCTGGCCCCGGAGCATCCCTGCCTGGTGGGCGGCGACTTCAACGACTGGCGTACCTTGCTGGCCCCGATCTTTACCGATATCCTCGATTTTGAGTGCGCCACCAACCACAGCCGCGGCTATCATAAGGCATTTCTCACCTATCCATCGTTTTCACCGGCCGGCGGCCTGGACAAGATCTTTTATCGCGGCCCGCTTAAACTGGTCAGGCGGCGGCGCTGCTGGATGGGAGTGACCCGGGTCGCCAGCGATCACCTGCCGGTGATCGCTGATTTTGAGTTGGAGTGA